The genomic window CAGCGGGGGTTTCAGGCCCCCGTTGTGAGGGGGGTGTCTCCGGCCGGCTGCGCGGCTGCTCCGAGCGGGCGCCTTCTGCGACCGCGCGCTTGGCTGCATCGGCCTCAACCCGGCGTACGGCATCTTCGAGCGCGAGCCGCTCACGGGTGATTTCGGCTTCGCTCAAGGCTGGCTCAACGCTGCGAAGCTGGGCGATCAGCGCCGTGCGGGCCCGCTCATAGAGCGCGCGCCGGCTTTCGCCGGGAGCACTGGGGTCCAGTCCGGCGATGGCGCGGGCAATCAGCGGGTAGTAGTCAGCCATCCTTATCCAGTCTGCAGGATTCGGTGAAAATCCTGTTACCTAAAAAACATGATCGTGTCGGAAAACCGAGTCTGCGCCACCATGCTTACGCCTCAAACGGATTCTGCACGAGGATAGTATCCTCGCGTTCGGGGCTTGTGGAGAGCAGCGCTATCGGACAACCGACAAGTTCTTCGACCCGGCGCACGTATTTGATGGCCTGCGCGGGCAGGTCTGCCCACGAGCGGGCATTCGCGGTCGGTTCTTTCCAGCCCTCGATGGTCTCATAAATCGGGGTCACGCGGGCCTGGGCGCCTTCGCCGGCAGGGAGATGATCCATCTCCTTGCCGTCCAGCATGTAGCCGACGCACACCTGAATTTCGTCGAAACCGTCGAGGATATCCAGCTTGGTGAGCGCCAGCCCGTTGATACCGCTGGTGCGCGCCGTCTGCCTAACCAGCACCGCGTCGAACCATCCGCAGCGGCGCTTGCGACCGGTGTTGACACCGAATTCCTTGCCGCGGCGGCCGATCTCTTCACCGATCTCATCGGTGAGTTCGGTCGGGAAAGGTCCCTGTCCGACCCGTGTCGTGTAAGCTTTACAGATACCGAGCACGTAATCGACGGCGCCTGGCCCCATACCCGTTCCTGTTGCGGCCTGAGCCGCCACGGTGTTGGAGGAGGTCACGTAAGGATAAGTCCCGTGATCGACGTCGAGCAGTGCACCCTGTGCTCCCTCGAAGAGGATGCGCTTGCCCTCGCGCCGCTTGTGGTCAAGCAGGTTCCAGACCGAATCGGCAAACGGCAGAACGCGCGGAGCGATTTCGGTCAGATCTTTCAGCAATTCACCAGCATTGACCTCAGGCAGATTCAATCCGCGCCGCAATGCATTGTGATGCGTCAGGAGACGATCGATCTTGTGTGGCAGCGTTTGCGGATCGGCGAGGTCCATCAACCGAATCGCGCGTCGTCCCACTTTGTCTTCATAGGCCGGGCCGATACCACGCTGCGTGGTGCCAATTGCCGTGGCCTTGTTCGCATTTTCGCGAATGGCATCGAGCTCGCGGTGCAGCGGCAAAATCAGCGTCACATTCTCAGCGACGCGCAGGTTATCTGGCGATACCGCGACGCCTTGGCTTTTCAGCTTATCGAGCTCGGCAAGAAACGCCTGGGCGTCGAACACAACACCGTTGCCAATCACCGACAGCTTTGATGACCGCAGGACCCCGGACGGGAGCAGCGCCAGCTTGTAGGTGTTGCCATTGATGACGAGCGTATGGCCCGCATTGTGGCCACCCTGGAAGCGAACGACGATGTCCGCCTGCTCCGACAACCAGTCGACGATCTTGCCTTTTCCTTCGTCGCCCCACTGGGCGCCGACGACGACAACATTGGCCATTTCGAGATGTTCTCCTGCAACCCGCAAATCCGCCGGGGACCCGGCGCCTTGCAGCCAGGGCCGCTCGCATGCGAGGCATGTCACCGGATAACGGATGCGCGCATGGGACGCAAGCAAGAACGGCTGTTGACGCAACCGCCGGATGTAACGCAAATCATTGATATCCCCAATAAAATCCGGGTGACCGGATCGCCTGGAACGCCTGCCCTAATCCCGCCGGAAACATGAACGCCCCCGCCCCACGAATGGACGCTCCGTGGCTCATGCAGCGGCCTTATCTGCTGCTATCCCTTTGCTCACTGTTCTGGGCCGGCAACATCGTGCTCGGCCGCTTCGTGTCGTCGAGCTTCCCTCCGATGGCGTTGTCCTTTCTGCGTTGGGGACTGGCCTGCCTGATTACCTTGCCGTTTGCCTGGCGTGCCGTTCGGACAGACTGGCCCGTCATCCGGCGAAACTTACCGCTGCTGGCGTTTCTGTCGCTGACTGGCCTCGCCAGCTACGCCGCTCTCGCATATCTTGGACTACAGTCCACCCAGGCCCTGAACGCCTTGCTGATCCAGTCGTCAGGCCCTTTGTTCGTTGCGCTCTGGTCCCTGCTCCTGCTCGGAGTTCGGATTACCTGGTCCCAGGCGGGAGGCATCGTAATGTCCCTCGCGGGGGTCCTCACCATCCTGTCGCGAGGTGATCCGTTTGCTCTGACGTCCATTCACCTGAACATAGGCGACCTGACCTTCTCGCTGGCCCTGATCATTTTCGGTCTCTACTCGGTGCTGAGCGCCAGGCGGCCGAAGATCAATCCACTGGCTTTCTTTTGCTTTACGTCCGGCTTTGGCGCCCTGCTCCTCATTCCGGCCGTCGCCATCGAAATCGCGCTCGGTAAATCGCCCGCCCTCTCCGTCGATAACGGATTAGCGCTGGCTTACGTCACCATATTTC from Nitrobacteraceae bacterium AZCC 1564 includes these protein-coding regions:
- a CDS encoding adenylosuccinate synthase (product_source=KO:K01939; cath_funfam=3.40.440.10; cog=COG0104; ko=KO:K01939; pfam=PF00709; smart=SM00788; superfamily=52540; tigrfam=TIGR00184) is translated as MRYIRRLRQQPFLLASHARIRYPVTCLACERPWLQGAGSPADLRVAGEHLEMANVVVVGAQWGDEGKGKIVDWLSEQADIVVRFQGGHNAGHTLVINGNTYKLALLPSGVLRSSKLSVIGNGVVFDAQAFLAELDKLKSQGVAVSPDNLRVAENVTLILPLHRELDAIRENANKATAIGTTQRGIGPAYEDKVGRRAIRLMDLADPQTLPHKIDRLLTHHNALRRGLNLPEVNAGELLKDLTEIAPRVLPFADSVWNLLDHKRREGKRILFEGAQGALLDVDHGTYPYVTSSNTVAAQAATGTGMGPGAVDYVLGICKAYTTRVGQGPFPTELTDEIGEEIGRRGKEFGVNTGRKRRCGWFDAVLVRQTARTSGINGLALTKLDILDGFDEIQVCVGYMLDGKEMDHLPAGEGAQARVTPIYETIEGWKEPTANARSWADLPAQAIKYVRRVEELVGCPIALLSTSPEREDTILVQNPFEA
- a CDS encoding drug/metabolite transporter (DMT)-like permease (product_source=COG0697; cog=COG0697; pfam=PF00892; superfamily=103481; transmembrane_helix_parts=Inside_1_11,TMhelix_12_31,Outside_32_40,TMhelix_41_58,Inside_59_70,TMhelix_71_93,Outside_94_102,TMhelix_103_122,Inside_123_128,TMhelix_129_146,Outside_147_155,TMhelix_156_178,Inside_179_184,TMhelix_185_207,Outside_208_221,TMhelix_222_239,Inside_240_251,TMhelix_252_271,Outside_272_275,TMhelix_276_293,Inside_294_308), with protein sequence MDAPWLMQRPYLLLSLCSLFWAGNIVLGRFVSSSFPPMALSFLRWGLACLITLPFAWRAVRTDWPVIRRNLPLLAFLSLTGLASYAALAYLGLQSTQALNALLIQSSGPLFVALWSLLLLGVRITWSQAGGIVMSLAGVLTILSRGDPFALTSIHLNIGDLTFSLALIIFGLYSVLSARRPKINPLAFFCFTSGFGALLLIPAVAIEIALGKSPALSVDNGLALAYVTIFPSILAYLFFNRGVEMIGANRAAPFFHLMPVFGSILAIVFLGERPQPFHGVGYALVLAGVFIAARRAAAKNSELPAGKS